The following proteins come from a genomic window of Candidatus Limnocylindria bacterium:
- a CDS encoding GNAT family N-acetyltransferase — MTVEPTSDRVRRGLGLPIETPRLVIRSFQIGDAELLHERVFGDEETMKFIPRGASPSVERTRGAVERFIRHEREHGFGLWAVELRATGEFIGDCGLVYVEGTGPEVEVAYHFAKEWWGRGLATEAASACLDYGFRELGLREIIAICFPEHVASRRVMEKAGMRYVGPARYYELDLAKYVANDRR; from the coding sequence GTGACCGTTGAGCCAACATCCGATCGAGTTCGTCGCGGCCTCGGGCTCCCGATCGAGACGCCGCGCCTCGTCATCCGCTCGTTCCAGATCGGCGACGCCGAACTGCTGCACGAGCGCGTGTTCGGCGACGAGGAGACGATGAAGTTCATCCCGCGTGGCGCTTCGCCGTCGGTCGAGCGCACGCGAGGCGCCGTCGAGCGTTTCATCCGTCACGAGCGCGAGCACGGTTTCGGTCTATGGGCCGTCGAGCTGCGCGCGACCGGCGAGTTCATCGGCGACTGCGGTCTCGTGTATGTCGAGGGCACGGGGCCAGAGGTCGAGGTCGCGTACCACTTCGCGAAAGAGTGGTGGGGCCGCGGCCTCGCGACCGAGGCGGCCAGCGCGTGTCTTGACTACGGCTTCCGCGAGCTGGGCCTGCGCGAGATCATCGCGATCTGCTTCCCGGAGCACGTCGCGTCGCGGCGCGTCATGGAGAAGGCGGGGATGCGCTACGTGGGTCCGGCCCGCTACTACGAGCTCGACCTGGCGAAGTACGTCGCGAATGACCGACGCTGA